Genomic segment of Oncorhynchus nerka isolate Pitt River linkage group LG10, Oner_Uvic_2.0, whole genome shotgun sequence:
gaggtgagtattgaggtgagtattgagtaaatattgaggtgagtattgagtaaatattgaggtgagtattgagtaaatattgaggtgagtattgaggtgagtattgaggtgagtattgaggtgagtattgaggtgagtattgaggtgagtattgaggtgagtattgaggtgagtattgagTAAATATTGAGGTGAAtattgaggtgagtattgaggtgagtattgaggtgaatattgaggtgagtattgagTAAATATTGAGGTGAGTATTGGGGTGAAtattgaggtgagtattgagTAAATATTGAGGTGAGTATTGGGGTGAGTATTGAGGTGAATATTGAGGTGAGTATTGGGGTGAATATTGAGGTGAGTATTGGGGTGAGTATTGAGGTGAAtattgaggtgagtattgaggtgagtatagaggtgtatacagggctcatctgtaaaatagaccttggtctcagcatgactccctgtcaaaataaaggttgaATGAATAGTATTATCACAACATTATCCCAGGACAAACAAAAAGACAAGTCCTGCATATTCTCAGAACTGTAAAGGAGAGGCTGTTTGAGCCTCTACTGGACAGTGAGTACAAAAACCATTTCCCATATTCTCAGAACTGTAAAGGAGAGGCTGTTAGATCCTCTACTGGACAGTGAGTACAAAAACCATTTCCCATCTGTACAGGACATTTTTTTCACAATTGTTACAATAACACTTTTTACCTGACATTAAAAATGGTCCGTTATTTATTTGGTGTGTATATTTATGAACGATGGCCAGCCTTAGGCTGGAGAAATGCTCGctaacagggatgcaaactaATTTGTGCATTTTAGAGCAATAAGCTTATTGTGCGTACGGACCAttcctgggatcttttatttgagCTCTTGGAACATgtgactaacactttacatgttgcgttttatatacatttgttcagtataattcaaACGATAAAAGAAACCAAACACAATTTTTAAGAATTAAAACACGTCTGCATTCTGTGAACTACAAAATGAGATGGAACACCTTGGCCCTGTTAATAAATGAGATGGAACACCTTGGCACTCTGTTAATAAATGAGATGGAACACCTTGGCACTCTGTTAATAAATGAGATGGAACACCTTGGCACTCTGTTAATAAATGAGATGGAACACCTTGGCACTCTGTTAATAAATGAGATGGAACACCTTGGCCCTCTGTTAATAAATGAGATGGAACACCGTGGCCCTCTGTTAATAAATGAGATGGAAAACCTTGGCCCTCTGTTAATAAATGAGATGGAACACCTTGGCCCTCTGTTAATAAATGAGATGGAACACCTTGGCCCTCTGTTAATAAATGAGATGGAACACCTTGGCCCTCTGTTAATAAATGAGATGGAACACCTTGGCCCTCTGTTAATAAATTAGATGGAACACCTTGGCCCTCTGTTAATAAATGAGATGGAACACCTTGGCACTCTGTTAATAAATGAGATGGAACACCTTGGCACTCTGTTATTAATGAGATGGAACACCTTGGCCCTCTGTTAATAAATTAGATGGAACACCTTGGCACTCTGTTAATAAATGAGATGGAACACCTTGGCCCTCTGTTAATAAATGAGATGGAACACCTTGGCACTCTGTTAATAAATGAGATGGAACACCTTGGCACTCTGTTAATAAATGAGATGGAACACCTTGGCCCTCTGTTAATAAATTAGATGGAACACCTTGGCCCTCTGTTAATAAATGAGATGGAACACCTTGGCACTCTGTTAATAAATGAGATGGAACACCTTGGCACTCTGTTATTAATGAGATGGAACACCTTGGCCCTCTGTTAATAAATTAGATGGAACACCTTGGCACTCTGTTAATAAATGAGATGGAACACCTTGGCCCTCTGTTAATAAATTAGATGGAACACCTTGGCCCTCTGTTAATAAATGAGATGGAACACCTTGGCACTGTTAATAAATGAGATGGAACACCTTGGCCCTCTGTTAATAAATGAGATGGAACACCTTGGCCCTCTGTTAATAAATGAGATGGAACACCTTGGCACTCTGTTATTAATAAATGAGATGGAACACCTTGTCACTCTGTTAATAAATGAGATGGAACACCTTGGCACTCTGTTAATAAATGAGATGGAACACCTTGGCCCTCTGTTAATAAATGAGATGGAACACCTTGGCCCTCTGTTAATAAATGAGATGGAACACCTTGTCACTCTGTTATTAATACATGAGATGGAACACCTTGGCACTCTGTTAATAAATTAGATGGAACACCTTGGCCCTCTGTTAATAAATGAGATGGAACACCTTGTCACTCTGTTATTAATACATGAGATGGAACACCTTGGCACTCTGTTAATAAATGAGATGGAACACCTTGGCACTCTGTTAATAAATGAGATGGAACACCTTGGCACTCTGTTAATAAATGAGATGGAACACCTTGGCCCTCTGTTAATAAATGAGATGGAACACCTTGGCCCTCTGTTAATAAATGAGATGGAACACCTTGGCACTCTGTTAATAAATGAGATGGAACACCTTGGCCCTCTGTTAATAAATGAGATGGAACACCTTGGCACTCTGTTAATAAATGAGATGGAACACCTTGGCCCTCTGTTAATAAATGAGATGGAACACCTTGGCACTCTGTTAATAAATGAGATGGAACACCTTGGCCCTCTGTTAATAAATGAGATGGAACACCTTGGCCCTCTGTTAATAAATGAGATGGAACACCTTGGTACTCTGTTAATAAATGAGATGGAACACCTTGGCACTCTGTTAATAAATTAGATGGAACACCTTGGCCCTCTGTTAATAAATTAGATGGAACACCTTGGCCCTCTGTTAATAAATTAGATGGAACACCTTGGCCCTCTGTTAAAAAATGAGATGGAACACTTTGGCCCCCTGTTAATAAATGAGATGGAACACCTTGGCACTCTGAACACCTTGGAACACCTCTGTTATTAATAAATGAGACAGATTATTTGAGGGATGTGTGATGTCATTCATTCTTACACATTAACACGTGATAGTTTGTTCAGTCGCATCCTTCTCCACATCTAATCCCTCCCGATTACACCTGCCCTGATAGTCCTGCAATCTCCGATTACAACTGCCCTGGTAGTCTAGTCCTGCAGCAAAATTTGTACAACTCttatatttaattttttttacctttaactaggcaagtcagttaagaacaaattcttatttacaatgacggcaggttaactgcctgttcaggggcagaacaatagaTTTGTCAGcgctgggatttgaacttgcaaccttgcggttactagtcgaactctctaaccactaggctaccctgccgccccatattttGTTCTATCCACTAACAAGTATCTAGAGCAACATGGGTACCTCGAAAATAACCTTTAAAATGTATCCTCAATTGTCTGTAAATATTTCCAGATGATTAAAATGACCTGTGAATTAGCGCGTTTGTGAAAGATCGCTGTAATTGTGGGCAGGTTTGTGGGGAAATGTTCCGGCAAGGATGATGGTGTTTTCCAAAAAACGTGTAAAAGATTCACGCATTGCTACCCAGATGGCGCGCAACCAGTCGCAAAAGCGTCTCCAGGCAGTACTCCGCCTATCGCTGTTATCTGTAGTGGTCTCTCTTTGTTCTCGCATGATAGTGCGCGCTATGCCGACAATCTCACCAACATAGGCTGTAGCACCATTGACTTGTACCATCTCATCTACCTTGGTAAACAACTCCCTAACCTGCCGTTCGTTGTtcatggatgtgttgttgaagatACAGTATCTGCCACCACACATTTCCACAAGATTTTTAAGATCCTCGTTTGCCTGTATATTTTGTTCAATGTTTTGGCTGCTGAGTCTATCACCACGTGTGAAAAGAACCACTGCATATTTTAAGGCCTCCTTACCAAATGCCTTTTTGAGTAAGTAAATgatctcatcatcatcattcttTTCAAACCTGCCCAGTTCAATCACTAAGACAAAAGCATGCAGCCCCTCTTCAGCGAGCAGGCAACTCTTCATCATCTCATTAAACACATGCCGATGAGTGTGTTTCCCCTTGGAGAGGCCAGGTGTGTCTATCACCTTGACTTCCCTTCCTGCCACTACTGCTGATTTGGCCTCGCTTTTTTCTGTTACTGAGTTAAAGCTACAGTCAGACCTGAACTGCTCTGATCCTCTCAGACCCAAAATGGTGTTTCCTGATGCACTCTTCCCAACTCCACTTCTGCCCAGTAACACAATTCTTCTCTCAGCTGAGCTCTCCGTGGTGTTTTCTGAATTCATGTTGGAAGCTGATGAAGAAGAAAAAGCTAATTTGTAAAACACTTCTTTTTTTAGGTTGAGTTAATAGAACGACTGATACTGACAATTGTCTCAATAACAACAAGACATTTCCCCAGATGTCCTTTTCAAATGGAAGGCACACTTTAACCCGCTTGTCTTTAACAACAGTTTGTACAGGAACAACATGTTACAGTACTCACCAGTCTTTGGAGTGGTTCTAGTTTGGTCAGGAGATTGTCAACCTGATCACGACTCTCAATCTTATTGTTGAACAGAGAGCACCTCCCCTGGAATTTCATCACTGCTTCACGGAAGTCTTCAGCTCCTTCTTCTTGAATCATTTCATCCACTGTCAGCTCATCTGCCATGTCACCGTGTGTCAAAAGGATACAGCTTCTTTCCATTCCCTCTTTACCAACTATGTCTTCAATTCTCTCCACGGCTTCTTGCTCTTCCTTTGTGAACCTGTCCACTTTTATTACCACAAGGAAAATACAGGGGACAGGAGATTCCATGGCCCGCTTGCACTCTGCCTCAAtcagtccaccagagctgttagtGCTGAAAATACCCACAGTGTCCACCACAGAGATATTACGACCATTAATTACGCACATTTCTTCCGCACAATCTTTTGTCACAGAGACTAAACTCCGTTTGGACAGAAACGCTTTTCTTCCCAGGATGCTGTTCCCTGATGCACTCTTCCCAACGCCTGTCTTGCCTAACAGGACAATCCTAAGGTGCGGTGACTCTGTCATTCTTGACTCAGCCATCACTTTCGTCTTAAGATGTCCCGAGGATCACTATAGGAAACAACAAGCGTTTAAGCACCTTCAGCAGGTGGAGGTGAGTCATTGATGAGGTTTGCTGAACGAACTGTGAAGAATATTGTTTGTTTATCTGAAGAGAATAAAGTAGAATATCCATAATGATCTATCAATGAAAAATGGGGAGAAAAATTACCAATTTATTTCCCCAGGATAGTCAAAGATTCAaacagaaatgtaaccactcaaattcataaaCAAGAAATGATTTACCATCATATCAGAATTACAGTTTTaatcatgttttgaggctatatagggTTTCTTACATGTAGTTTGTTTGCAGACATTGTAGTAAAAACAACAActtatatttggggttctgatggggtgcaacagttgaactaagatcaCGAGGCTAATAAAGTTGTACAGTatttttcaagaatcaatgggtacacatCATTAATATAAACATCAAAAAAATGGATGtggcaactgctgattgcccctttaactaaagttactgctgattgcccctttaactaaagttactgctgattgcccctttaactaaagttactgctgattgcccctttaactaaagttactgctgattgcccctttaactaaagttactgctgattgcccctttaactaaagttactgctgattgcccctttaactaaagttactgctgattgcccctttaactaaagttactgctgattgcccctttaactaaagttactgctgattgcccctttaactaaagttactgctgattgcccctttaactaaagttactgctgattgcccctttaactaaagttactgctgattgcccctttaactaaagttactttgaaaagTAGTTAACTAAATCCAAACCTTTTTTGGGATAAATGATCATATGACAATCTGAATTGTCAGACCACAAATTGCAAGAACAGAATGAAGCAGGTCTGATGTTGAAAAAGAAAAGCACGTTATTGCCTACAGATTACATTTTtgcttcattttttttttttaaacactgtaGTTCGTGGTAATGTTGGTTCTATATGAACACTTCCAGACATTCGCCAAACATTTTAAATATCAATAACTAATTCACCGTTTGTCACAGAAACACcaaattatgtattatatatatttattctaTAAATTTTGAACTTTTACAACCTTTGTTTTGAATAAAAAAATCcagttttgatttgatagagggcGTGTCGTCTGTCTAGAGGGCGTGTCGTCTGTCTAGAGGGCGTGTCGTCTGTCTAGAGGGCGTGTCGTCTGTCT
This window contains:
- the LOC115125014 gene encoding GTPase IMAP family member 8-like; its protein translation is MAESRMTESPHLRIVLLGKTGVGKSASGNSILGRKAFLSKRSLVSVTKDCAEEMCVINGRNISVVDTVGIFSTNSSGGLIEAECKRAMESPVPCIFLVVIKVDRFTKEEQEAVERIEDIVGKEGMERSCILLTHGDMADELTVDEMIQEEGAEDFREAVMKFQGRCSLFNNKIESRDQVDNLLTKLEPLQRLVSTVTCCSLFYKLAFSSSSASNMNSENTTESSAERRIVLLGRSGVGKSASGNTILGLRGSEQFRSDCSFNSVTEKSEAKSAVVAGREVKVIDTPGLSKGKHTHRHVFNEMMKSCLLAEEGLHAFVLVIELGRFEKNDDDEIIYLLKKAFGKEALKYAVVLFTRGDRLSSQNIEQNIQANEDLKNLVEMCGGRYCIFNNTSMNNERQVRELFTKVDEMVQVNGATAYVGEIVGIARTIMREQRETTTDNSDRRSTAWRRFCDWLRAIWVAMRESFTRFLENTIILAGTFPHKPAHNYSDLSQTR